A stretch of the Methanomassiliicoccales archaeon genome encodes the following:
- a CDS encoding V-type ATP synthase subunit E family protein, with amino-acid sequence MDKVVGNILETANKESAARIATAEKERATILQQADETIANKKKAQEKELEVALKRLRQQEISSAELEAKRIVLNAKKEILDRSFQETLKDLESMPEAEKVRVYQKILINAKKNISRPKVICPKGESRLVQKDSDIASVTETDMSTGLVLESQDGTIRLDYRFNTMLAAVWEKELKNVSNVLFG; translated from the coding sequence TTGGACAAGGTAGTCGGAAACATACTGGAGACCGCCAACAAGGAATCAGCGGCGCGAATAGCGACCGCTGAGAAAGAGAGGGCAACCATCCTTCAGCAAGCTGATGAGACGATCGCGAACAAGAAGAAGGCCCAGGAGAAGGAACTGGAAGTCGCCCTGAAGCGCTTGAGGCAACAGGAGATTTCCAGCGCCGAGCTCGAGGCCAAGAGGATCGTACTCAACGCCAAGAAGGAGATCCTTGACCGGTCGTTCCAGGAGACGCTGAAAGATCTGGAGTCGATGCCCGAGGCGGAAAAGGTTCGGGTCTACCAGAAGATCCTGATCAACGCCAAGAAGAACATCTCCAGGCCGAAGGTGATTTGCCCCAAGGGCGAGTCCCGGCTTGTGCAGAAGGACAGCGACATCGCATCGGTTACGGAAACGGACATGAGCACTGGGCTAGTTCTGGAAAGCCAGGACGGAACGATACGCCTGGACTACAGATTTAACACCATGCTCGCAGCGGTCTGGGAAAAGGAACTGAAGAACGTATCCAACGTTCTGTTTGGGTGA
- a CDS encoding ATPase — protein sequence MAIEAGLIAIGAGVAVGMAGIGSGIAEGPIGSAAVGAMAEDEKLFGKGLVLTVIPETIVIFGLVMAILLWIKMV from the coding sequence ATGGCAATAGAAGCTGGTTTGATAGCAATTGGAGCTGGAGTGGCAGTCGGTATGGCCGGAATCGGATCCGGTATCGCTGAGGGTCCGATCGGATCCGCAGCAGTCGGCGCCATGGCCGAGGATGAGAAGCTATTCGGTAAGGGCCTGGTTCTGACCGTTATCCCGGAGACGATCGTTATCTTCGGTCTGGTCATGGCTATCCTGCTCTGGATAAAAATGGTATAA